In the genome of Raphanus sativus cultivar WK10039 chromosome 4, ASM80110v3, whole genome shotgun sequence, one region contains:
- the LOC108818124 gene encoding auxin response factor 1 isoform X2, producing the protein MDSQMAASNHPSEKPGGAVSDALCRELWHACAGPLVTLPREGERVYYFPEGHMEQLEASMHQGLEQQMPSFNLPSKILCKVINIQRRAESETDEVYAQITLLPEADQSEPMSPDAPVQEPEKCTVHSFCKTLTASDTSTHGGFSVLRRHADECLPPLDMSQQPPWQELVATDLHNNEWHFRHIFRGQPRRHLLTTGWSVFVSSKKLVAGDAFIFLRGENEELRVGVRRHMRQQTNIPSSVISSHSMHIGVLATAAHAITTGTIFSVFYKPRTSRSEFIVSVNRYLEAKNQKLSVGMRFKMRFEGEEAPEKRFSGTIVGVQENKSLVWHDSEWRSLKVQWDEPSSVFRPERVSPWELEPLVANSTPSSHPPPQRNKRPRPPGLLSPTTAPSTPDGVWKSPADNPSSVPLFSPSAKTATFDNGGNKSFGVSIGSAFWTTHTDDAAESFASAVNNESPTEKKQTNGNVCRLFGFELVENVNVDECFSAASASGAVSVDQSVPSNEFDSGRQSEPLNVNQPNIPLGSGDPEKSSPRSPQESQIRQIRSCTKVHMQGSAVGRAVDLTRLECYKDLFKKLEEMFDINGELLQSTKKWQVVYADDEDDMMMVGDDPWNEFCGMVKKIFIYTPEEVKKLSPKNKLTVNVRMQSKTDAEENGNTEGRSSLC; encoded by the exons ATGGATTCTCAAATGGCAGCTAGCAATCATCCATCTGAAAAACCTGGAG GGGCTGTAAGTGATGCTTTATGTAGGGAGCTATGGCATGCTTGTGCTGGACCTCTTGTAACCCTGCCTCGTGAAGGGGAACGTGTTTATTATTTCCCTGAAGGTCACATGGAGCAG CTCGAAGCATCAATGCATCAAGGTTTGGAGCAACAGATGCCTTCTTTTAATCTCCCATCTAAAATTCTGTGTAAAGTGATCAATATCCAGCGCAGG GCAGAGTCAGAGACTGACGAAGTATATGCGCAAATAACCTTATTGCCAGAAGCGGAT CAAAGTGAACCTATGAGTCCGGATGCCCCTGTTCAAGAACCTGAAAAGTGCACAGTACATTCATTTTGCAAGACACTAACTGCTTCGGACACAAGCACACATGGTGGATTTTCTGTGCTAAGGAGACACGCAGATGAGTGTCTTCCACCCTTG GATATGTCCCAACAACCACCATGGCAAGAACTGGTTGCAACTGATTTGCACAATAATGAATGGCATTTTAGGCACATTTTCCGAG GCCAACCAAGGCGCCATTTGCTAACAACTGGGTGGAGTGTTTTTGTTAGCTCGAAGAAACTAGTTGCTGGCGATGCTTTCATATTCCTAAG GGGTGAGAATGAAGAGCTCCGAGTTGGTGTTAGGCGGCACATGAGACAACAGACTAATATCCCGTCCTCTGTCATTTCAAGTCATAGCATGCATATTGGGGTCCTTGCAACTGCCGCTCATGCCATTACAACAGGAACAATCTTTTCCGTCTTCTACAAGCCAAG AACAAGTAGGTCAGAGTTTATTGTGAGCGTCAATAGGTATCTAGAAGCTAAGAACCAGAAGCTGTCTGTAGGCATGCGTTTCAAGATGAGATTTGAGGGTGAAGAAGCTCCCGAGAAAAG GTTCAGTGGCACAATAGTTGGTGTTCAGGAAAACAAGTCTTTGGTCTGGCATGATTCTGAATGGAGATCGCTCAAG GTTCAATGGGACGAGCCTTCATCTGTATTTCGTCCTGAAAGAGTTTCACCATGGGAACTTGAGCCCCTAGTTGCAAATAGTACGCCTTCTTCGCATCCTCCTCCGCAAAGGAACAAACGACCAAGACCTCCTGGTTTGCTTTCACCAACCACTGCTCCATCTACTCCTG ATGGTGTGTGGAAATCCCCGGCAGACAATCCTTCCTCGGTGCCATTGTTCTCTCCTTCTGCCAAGACGGCTACTTTTGATAATGGCGGGAACAAATCATTTGGAGTATCCATTGGATCAGCCTTTTGGACCACCCATACGGATGATGCAGCTGAATCCTTTGCTTCAGCTGTGAACAATGAGTCTCCTACTGAAAAGAAGCAAACTAATGGAAATGTCTGCAGGCTTTTTGGGTTTGAGCTGGTTGAAAATGTTAATGTGGACGAATGTTTCTCTGCTGCCTCTGCGTCCGGTGCTGTCTCTGTAGATCAATCTGTCCCTTCCAATGAGTTTGACTCCGGTCGGCAATCTGAGCCACTAAATGTCAACCAACCTAACATTCCTTTGGGTAGTGGTGATCCTGAAAAATCCTCTCCGAGGTCTCCTCAAGAATCGCAAATTAGGCAGATACGTAGCTGCACAAAG GTTCACATGCAAGGAAGTGCAGTAGGCAGAGCGGTTGATTTGACTAGGTTAGAGTGTTACAAAGACTTGTTCAAGAAGCTGGAAGAGATGTTCGACATTAATGGTGAACTCTTACAATCTACAAAAAAATGGCAAGTTGTTTACGCCGATGATGAAGATGACATGATGATGGTTGGTGATGATCCGTGGAA TGAGTTCTGTGGAATGGTGAAAAAGATATTTATCTACACACCTGAGGAAGTGAAGAAACTTTCACCGAAGAACAAACTCACTGTTAATGTTAGGATGCAGTCCAAAACTGATGCAGAAGAAAATGGGAACACAGAGGGCAGGTCATCACTGTGTTAA
- the LOC108835656 gene encoding uncharacterized protein LOC108835656: MEVWSDACALKLIWMLFFRAGSIWVLRMRSKYLSYAPFWSLNEKYYGYSWMFPKLLKLMNKGLHFLKIHVGNDDSTFFWWDAWTSFGMLYTFLGHGGSSRLGVPLFATMADVRNGAGWHLPSARSDKQLQLLAYVSTLPITEVSNMPQWSINGNSQKTFVSKSIWNMIRPHKPSYHGLNWSSTKQLYQGTLPLLG; encoded by the coding sequence ATGGAAGTGTGGAGTGATGCTTGTGCTTTAAAACTTATTTGGATGCTCTTCTTCAGGGCTGGTTCGATATGGGTTCTGCGGATGAGATCAAAGTATTTGTCTTATGCTCCATTCTGGTCATTAAATGAAAAGTACTATGGTTATTCTTGGATGTTCCCTAAGCTTCTGAAATTAATGAATAAAGGGCTTCACTTTCTGAAAATTCATGTGGGGAATGACGACTCAACTTTCTTCTGGTGGGACGCTTGGACGTCTTTCGGTATGTTGTATACCTTTCTCGGCCATGGTGGGTCTTCGCGTCTTGGTGTTCCCTTGTTTGCTACTATGGCAGATGTCCGTAATGGTGCTGGTTGGCATCTTCCATCAGCAAGATCTGATAAACAGTTGCAGCTTTTAGCCTATGTCTCTACCTTGCCCATAACTGAGGTCTCTAACATGCCTCAGTGGTCTATCAATGGAAATTCACAGAAGACCTTCGTCTCCAAATCAATATGGAACATGATCAGACCCCATAAGCCCTcgtatcatggtctaaactGGTCTAGCACAAAGCAGCTATACCAAGGCACGCTACCACTTCTTGGTTAA
- the LOC108818124 gene encoding auxin response factor 1 isoform X1, with amino-acid sequence MDSQMAASNHPSEKPGGAVSDALCRELWHACAGPLVTLPREGERVYYFPEGHMEQLEASMHQGLEQQMPSFNLPSKILCKVINIQRRAESETDEVYAQITLLPEADQSEPMSPDAPVQEPEKCTVHSFCKTLTASDTSTHGGFSVLRRHADECLPPLDMSQQPPWQELVATDLHNNEWHFRHIFRGQPRRHLLTTGWSVFVSSKKLVAGDAFIFLRGENEELRVGVRRHMRQQTNIPSSVISSHSMHIGVLATAAHAITTGTIFSVFYKPRTSRSEFIVSVNRYLEAKNQKLSVGMRFKMRFEGEEAPEKRFSGTIVGVQENKSLVWHDSEWRSLKVQWDEPSSVFRPERVSPWELEPLVANSTPSSHPPPQRNKRPRPPGLLSPTTAPSTPVTADGVWKSPADNPSSVPLFSPSAKTATFDNGGNKSFGVSIGSAFWTTHTDDAAESFASAVNNESPTEKKQTNGNVCRLFGFELVENVNVDECFSAASASGAVSVDQSVPSNEFDSGRQSEPLNVNQPNIPLGSGDPEKSSPRSPQESQIRQIRSCTKVHMQGSAVGRAVDLTRLECYKDLFKKLEEMFDINGELLQSTKKWQVVYADDEDDMMMVGDDPWNEFCGMVKKIFIYTPEEVKKLSPKNKLTVNVRMQSKTDAEENGNTEGRSSLC; translated from the exons ATGGATTCTCAAATGGCAGCTAGCAATCATCCATCTGAAAAACCTGGAG GGGCTGTAAGTGATGCTTTATGTAGGGAGCTATGGCATGCTTGTGCTGGACCTCTTGTAACCCTGCCTCGTGAAGGGGAACGTGTTTATTATTTCCCTGAAGGTCACATGGAGCAG CTCGAAGCATCAATGCATCAAGGTTTGGAGCAACAGATGCCTTCTTTTAATCTCCCATCTAAAATTCTGTGTAAAGTGATCAATATCCAGCGCAGG GCAGAGTCAGAGACTGACGAAGTATATGCGCAAATAACCTTATTGCCAGAAGCGGAT CAAAGTGAACCTATGAGTCCGGATGCCCCTGTTCAAGAACCTGAAAAGTGCACAGTACATTCATTTTGCAAGACACTAACTGCTTCGGACACAAGCACACATGGTGGATTTTCTGTGCTAAGGAGACACGCAGATGAGTGTCTTCCACCCTTG GATATGTCCCAACAACCACCATGGCAAGAACTGGTTGCAACTGATTTGCACAATAATGAATGGCATTTTAGGCACATTTTCCGAG GCCAACCAAGGCGCCATTTGCTAACAACTGGGTGGAGTGTTTTTGTTAGCTCGAAGAAACTAGTTGCTGGCGATGCTTTCATATTCCTAAG GGGTGAGAATGAAGAGCTCCGAGTTGGTGTTAGGCGGCACATGAGACAACAGACTAATATCCCGTCCTCTGTCATTTCAAGTCATAGCATGCATATTGGGGTCCTTGCAACTGCCGCTCATGCCATTACAACAGGAACAATCTTTTCCGTCTTCTACAAGCCAAG AACAAGTAGGTCAGAGTTTATTGTGAGCGTCAATAGGTATCTAGAAGCTAAGAACCAGAAGCTGTCTGTAGGCATGCGTTTCAAGATGAGATTTGAGGGTGAAGAAGCTCCCGAGAAAAG GTTCAGTGGCACAATAGTTGGTGTTCAGGAAAACAAGTCTTTGGTCTGGCATGATTCTGAATGGAGATCGCTCAAG GTTCAATGGGACGAGCCTTCATCTGTATTTCGTCCTGAAAGAGTTTCACCATGGGAACTTGAGCCCCTAGTTGCAAATAGTACGCCTTCTTCGCATCCTCCTCCGCAAAGGAACAAACGACCAAGACCTCCTGGTTTGCTTTCACCAACCACTGCTCCATCTACTCCTG TTACTGCAGATGGTGTGTGGAAATCCCCGGCAGACAATCCTTCCTCGGTGCCATTGTTCTCTCCTTCTGCCAAGACGGCTACTTTTGATAATGGCGGGAACAAATCATTTGGAGTATCCATTGGATCAGCCTTTTGGACCACCCATACGGATGATGCAGCTGAATCCTTTGCTTCAGCTGTGAACAATGAGTCTCCTACTGAAAAGAAGCAAACTAATGGAAATGTCTGCAGGCTTTTTGGGTTTGAGCTGGTTGAAAATGTTAATGTGGACGAATGTTTCTCTGCTGCCTCTGCGTCCGGTGCTGTCTCTGTAGATCAATCTGTCCCTTCCAATGAGTTTGACTCCGGTCGGCAATCTGAGCCACTAAATGTCAACCAACCTAACATTCCTTTGGGTAGTGGTGATCCTGAAAAATCCTCTCCGAGGTCTCCTCAAGAATCGCAAATTAGGCAGATACGTAGCTGCACAAAG GTTCACATGCAAGGAAGTGCAGTAGGCAGAGCGGTTGATTTGACTAGGTTAGAGTGTTACAAAGACTTGTTCAAGAAGCTGGAAGAGATGTTCGACATTAATGGTGAACTCTTACAATCTACAAAAAAATGGCAAGTTGTTTACGCCGATGATGAAGATGACATGATGATGGTTGGTGATGATCCGTGGAA TGAGTTCTGTGGAATGGTGAAAAAGATATTTATCTACACACCTGAGGAAGTGAAGAAACTTTCACCGAAGAACAAACTCACTGTTAATGTTAGGATGCAGTCCAAAACTGATGCAGAAGAAAATGGGAACACAGAGGGCAGGTCATCACTGTGTTAA